Proteins found in one Planctomycetes bacterium MalM25 genomic segment:
- the epsL gene encoding putative sugar transferase EpsL has product MLQYVRSLVQSAGITGRRSGDGFLLSPDRFELAATAERMRVDRNGSLVSLLLLEPSAEKNSPREIQGLERRMAERLRLTDTAGWLRDGRIGLLLPDTPEAGAWKVAADLCETYEAGVDRPRCEVIVYPESDPPTHDPPSGDGPRAGVAIDDSENGGGSGDYAGAGAPGGATGQASSATSRFDSLMLKPLPIWKRGLDLLGASLGLAIASPVLATAVIAIRLTSRGPAFFIQEREGLGGKRFPMYKLRTMLQDAENQKASLRDSSEQDGPAFKIADDPRITTVGRLLRKTSLDELPQLWNVLRGEMSLVGPRPLPVDESLACKPWQRRRLHVTPGLTCTWQIHGRNVVPFDDWIRMDLDYAERRSPWLDLKLVAQTGPSVILQKGR; this is encoded by the coding sequence ATGCTTCAGTACGTTCGATCTTTGGTTCAGTCCGCCGGCATCACGGGCCGGAGGTCTGGTGACGGCTTCCTCCTTTCGCCCGACCGGTTCGAGCTCGCCGCCACCGCGGAGCGAATGCGGGTTGATCGAAACGGATCGCTCGTGTCGCTGCTGCTGCTGGAGCCTTCGGCAGAAAAGAACTCGCCACGAGAAATCCAGGGCCTGGAACGCCGCATGGCAGAGAGGCTCCGGCTGACCGATACGGCCGGTTGGCTACGCGACGGGCGGATTGGTCTATTGCTGCCGGATACGCCGGAAGCAGGGGCGTGGAAAGTGGCCGCCGACCTGTGCGAAACGTATGAAGCGGGCGTCGATCGACCCCGTTGTGAAGTGATCGTCTACCCGGAAAGCGACCCACCGACGCACGATCCCCCCTCGGGAGATGGCCCGCGGGCGGGCGTCGCGATCGACGACTCGGAGAACGGCGGCGGCTCCGGCGACTACGCCGGCGCGGGCGCGCCGGGCGGCGCAACCGGCCAGGCGTCTTCGGCAACTAGCCGTTTCGACTCGTTGATGCTCAAGCCGCTGCCCATTTGGAAACGCGGGCTCGATTTGCTGGGCGCCTCGCTCGGCTTGGCGATCGCCTCGCCGGTGCTCGCCACGGCGGTGATCGCGATCCGGCTCACCAGCCGGGGGCCGGCGTTCTTCATCCAGGAACGTGAGGGCTTGGGGGGAAAACGCTTCCCGATGTACAAGCTCCGCACGATGCTCCAAGACGCCGAGAACCAGAAGGCGAGCCTGCGGGATAGCAGCGAACAGGACGGACCCGCCTTCAAGATCGCCGACGACCCGCGGATTACGACGGTCGGCCGGTTGCTCCGGAAAACCAGCCTGGACGAGTTACCCCAGCTCTGGAACGTGCTGCGGGGCGAGATGTCGCTCGTGGGGCCCCGTCCCCTCCCCGTGGACGAATCCCTGGCTTGCAAGCCCTGGCAACGCCGCCGGCTGCACGTGACGCCCGGCCTGACCTGCACCTGGCAAATCCACGGGCGAAATGTGGTGCCGTTCGATGACTGGATTAGGATGGATCTTGACTACGCCGAGCGTCGCAGCCCCTGGCTCGACCTGAAGCTGGTCGCCCAAACCGGGCCCTCCGTGATCCTTCAGAAAGGCCGGTAG
- the gdhB_1 gene encoding Quinoprotein glucose dehydrogenase B precursor: MQHHSSKNLRKQLGSVLLIALGFGAGGLNPATAQTLPAANPISATIPGTSFNLKLEKVIQLPDSSTGNNRFARIEQISPAIDGSDRMVVADQRGRVYTFTPGDAAPTLFFDFGSNIPGFRNGNQQSGLRGFAFHPNAFANPNAPGYRKMYTAHEIDPNGAEDHLSVVSEWSLDAGGAVIPGSRRDVLSQSQPRGDHNIGKVGFNPNLSPGDADYGNLYVSFGDGGNYRTDRGDTTLNPNGQDTTNFLGSMLRINPLQNGGNAYSVPADNPFVGQGGFRPEIWAYGLRNPHQFSWDTGGDGQMLIADIGQSNIEEVNLGVAGANYGWSVREGTFDMTGKQPGNPIQADVLPANHTGDPYTYPVVQYDHDFDNAGQDNAAIAGGFVYRGSLVSELRGKYVFANFGSSTQFQDVYAVDVDALQQEDDFTGLDRASVEAFLAPIEIVGLLNDSDQPIQMLDLVRQESGNNGQNRVDMRFGIDQNGEVYISSKKTGSIWRFVGTPVPEPTAAAILSAGLLAIGLGRRSRG, encoded by the coding sequence ATGCAGCACCACTCCTCCAAGAACCTACGCAAACAACTCGGCTCCGTCCTGCTCATCGCGTTGGGCTTCGGCGCCGGCGGTTTGAATCCCGCAACGGCCCAGACCCTGCCTGCCGCGAACCCGATTTCAGCGACCATCCCCGGCACGAGCTTCAACCTGAAGCTCGAGAAGGTCATCCAGCTGCCCGACAGCTCGACCGGGAACAACCGGTTCGCGCGGATCGAACAGATCTCCCCAGCCATCGACGGCAGCGACCGCATGGTGGTCGCCGACCAGCGCGGCCGCGTCTACACCTTCACGCCCGGCGACGCGGCTCCGACCCTCTTCTTCGACTTCGGATCCAACATCCCGGGCTTCCGAAACGGCAACCAGCAGTCGGGCCTGCGTGGCTTCGCGTTCCACCCGAACGCCTTCGCCAACCCGAACGCCCCGGGCTATCGGAAGATGTACACCGCCCACGAGATCGACCCCAACGGCGCGGAGGACCATCTCTCGGTCGTGAGCGAGTGGTCGCTCGACGCGGGTGGCGCCGTCATCCCCGGCAGCCGACGCGACGTCCTCTCGCAATCGCAACCGCGCGGCGATCACAACATCGGCAAGGTCGGCTTCAACCCGAACCTCTCGCCGGGCGACGCCGACTACGGCAACCTCTACGTCTCGTTCGGCGACGGCGGCAACTACCGGACCGACCGGGGCGACACGACGCTGAACCCCAACGGGCAAGACACCACCAATTTCCTGGGCTCGATGCTGCGGATCAATCCGCTGCAGAACGGCGGCAACGCTTATTCGGTGCCCGCGGACAACCCGTTCGTCGGCCAGGGGGGCTTCCGCCCCGAAATCTGGGCGTACGGGCTCCGCAACCCGCACCAGTTCAGCTGGGACACGGGCGGCGACGGTCAGATGCTGATTGCTGACATCGGCCAGAGCAACATCGAGGAGGTCAACCTCGGCGTGGCCGGAGCCAACTACGGTTGGTCGGTCCGCGAAGGGACGTTCGACATGACCGGCAAGCAGCCCGGCAACCCGATCCAGGCCGACGTGCTGCCGGCTAACCACACGGGCGACCCCTACACCTACCCGGTGGTCCAGTACGACCACGACTTCGACAACGCCGGCCAGGACAACGCCGCGATCGCGGGCGGTTTTGTCTACCGGGGATCGCTTGTGTCGGAGCTGCGGGGCAAGTACGTCTTCGCGAACTTCGGTTCCTCGACCCAGTTCCAAGATGTCTACGCCGTGGATGTCGATGCCCTGCAGCAGGAAGACGACTTCACCGGCCTCGACCGGGCGTCGGTCGAGGCTTTCTTGGCACCGATCGAGATCGTCGGCCTGCTTAACGACAGCGACCAGCCGATCCAGATGCTCGACCTGGTGCGTCAGGAGAGCGGCAACAACGGGCAGAACCGGGTCGATATGCGATTCGGCATCGACCAGAATGGCGAGGTCTACATCAGCAGCAAGAAGACCGGATCGATCTGGCGGTTCGTCGGCACGCCGGTCCCCGAGCCGACGGCGGCCGCCATCCTGAGTGCGGGTCTCCTCGCCATAGGCCTGGGGCGCCGATCGCGGGGCTGA
- the mdtC gene encoding Multidrug resistance protein MdtC, producing the protein MKISNAAIDRPRMVFVGTILVLLMALYAGLYTPVQLGPAITKAVILVAIPYPDAKPTESENEIVRKVEEALTELQSVDFIASTSMRGSAITQVVFLDGVTPDEGRREVKDLVDRIRNELPTGREVQPYITDVDFENLPLMLLNIRAPAGLDERTLKTIAEDVQEQIETVDGVSNTQLFGGKEREIQVNVDPDLMTEYGITLPELRGALAEFHAEVPAGSFETSDFNRSVRNETKLRGVDDIAEAVVRNQGGRIIRVKDVSDVVDGYRRVLNLAEFDSEPGATIIVNKEAGINTLGAARSVKAMVETLREQYPGFKFDTTRDASSEIWVMFRVLGSSAIFGAMLVLVILAWTMGLRISVLVLIAIPFSMAVALIFLFFAGIPVSNMVIFSFILVLGMVVDGAIIVAENIHRHIERGEDPVHAAKVGIEEVGVPVIAADLTTVAAFLPMLLVPGIMGDFMGVMPKVVSVALIGSVVVDHFVIPTLAARWYRKREVEHEGTITEDGVAMRLRPKLDPFTRTYQTMLRFALDNRAFVLVWVVLSIWGAKTLVGYLGFNFFPASDRGQFIVKYELPLGYSIDQTLAASRVITDPLERWIETGALQHYVTSVGSSGALAMRVDEDSASGPEFGQVQVQMLPPMDRTVSQAEVIHYLRENIQPVPGMTFSVEEVEDGPPGGTDVGVRLTGKDLNQLGAIAQRITARIAELDGTVDVSTDYRPDAPELVIEPKSDVIGLFGLTDAQVAQAVQIAIAGDNRIQITLDDEDVDLRIQLAPEHQRSTKELARLMLTGAGGQKTPIGSVAELQRDTGLFSINRYDRSRAVVAKCNVNDPVKPSQIFEVISKEILPDLGFQPAKGGEKTIEGFSKAYFGGSATESEGLQAVFTGENDERDKNFGYLLWSMLIAVVLIAAILAIQFNSLRQSAIVMAAVPLSFIGVVLGMWAFGFQFSLATFIGLVSLTGIVVNDAIVLVDFANQARSRGAGVYDALVEAGVNRLRPVMLTTITTCGGLLPLLMNISGGAEFWQPLTGAVVFGLAFATVLTLVVIPCCYSFGYSRPKGHEWPVVGLALSLFFFVVVAPILGLPTPI; encoded by the coding sequence ATGAAGATCAGCAATGCCGCCATCGATCGCCCCCGGATGGTCTTTGTGGGGACGATCCTCGTGCTGCTCATGGCGTTGTACGCCGGTCTCTACACCCCGGTGCAACTGGGCCCGGCCATCACCAAAGCGGTGATCCTGGTCGCGATCCCCTACCCCGACGCGAAGCCGACCGAGTCCGAGAACGAGATCGTCCGCAAGGTCGAGGAGGCGCTCACCGAGCTGCAGAGCGTCGACTTCATCGCCTCGACTAGTATGCGGGGCTCGGCGATCACGCAGGTGGTGTTCCTCGACGGGGTCACCCCCGACGAGGGCCGCCGTGAGGTCAAGGACCTGGTCGATCGGATCCGCAATGAGCTGCCGACGGGTCGCGAAGTTCAGCCGTACATCACGGACGTCGACTTCGAGAACCTACCGCTGATGTTGCTCAACATCCGCGCCCCCGCAGGCCTCGACGAGCGGACCCTCAAGACGATCGCGGAGGACGTGCAGGAACAGATCGAGACCGTCGATGGGGTCTCCAACACCCAGCTGTTCGGGGGCAAAGAGCGGGAGATCCAAGTCAACGTCGACCCCGACTTGATGACCGAGTACGGGATCACGCTGCCGGAGCTGCGTGGCGCGCTCGCCGAGTTCCACGCCGAGGTCCCCGCCGGTTCGTTCGAGACCTCCGACTTCAACCGGAGCGTCCGCAACGAGACCAAGCTCCGAGGCGTGGACGACATCGCCGAGGCGGTCGTGCGGAACCAGGGGGGGCGGATCATCCGGGTAAAAGACGTGTCCGACGTGGTCGACGGCTACCGCCGGGTGCTCAACCTGGCCGAGTTCGACAGCGAGCCGGGCGCGACGATCATCGTCAACAAGGAAGCCGGCATCAACACGCTGGGCGCCGCCCGTTCGGTCAAGGCGATGGTCGAGACCCTCCGCGAGCAGTACCCCGGTTTCAAGTTCGACACGACCCGCGACGCCTCGAGCGAGATTTGGGTCATGTTCCGGGTGCTGGGCTCCAGCGCCATCTTCGGCGCCATGCTGGTGCTCGTGATCCTCGCGTGGACGATGGGCCTGCGGATCTCGGTGCTGGTGCTGATCGCCATCCCGTTCAGCATGGCGGTGGCTCTTATCTTCTTGTTCTTCGCGGGCATCCCCGTGTCGAACATGGTCATCTTCAGCTTCATCCTCGTGCTGGGCATGGTGGTCGATGGCGCGATCATCGTCGCCGAGAACATCCACCGGCACATCGAACGCGGCGAGGACCCCGTCCACGCCGCGAAGGTCGGCATCGAGGAAGTCGGCGTGCCGGTCATCGCCGCGGACCTGACCACCGTCGCCGCCTTCCTGCCGATGCTCCTGGTGCCCGGCATCATGGGCGACTTCATGGGGGTGATGCCCAAGGTCGTGAGCGTCGCGCTGATCGGCTCGGTCGTGGTCGATCACTTCGTGATCCCTACGCTCGCCGCCCGCTGGTACCGCAAACGCGAAGTCGAGCACGAGGGGACCATCACCGAAGACGGCGTCGCGATGCGGCTCCGCCCCAAGCTCGACCCTTTCACCCGCACCTACCAGACGATGCTCCGTTTCGCGCTCGACAATCGCGCGTTCGTCCTCGTGTGGGTGGTGCTGTCGATCTGGGGCGCCAAGACGCTGGTCGGCTACCTCGGGTTCAACTTCTTCCCCGCGAGCGACCGCGGGCAGTTCATCGTCAAGTACGAGCTGCCGCTCGGTTACAGCATCGATCAAACCCTCGCCGCGTCGCGGGTGATCACCGACCCGCTCGAGCGCTGGATCGAGACCGGCGCCTTGCAGCACTACGTGACCTCGGTCGGTTCCTCCGGGGCGCTCGCCATGCGGGTCGATGAAGACTCCGCCTCCGGCCCCGAGTTCGGCCAGGTGCAGGTGCAGATGCTCCCGCCGATGGACCGCACCGTGTCTCAAGCCGAGGTGATCCACTACCTCCGCGAGAACATCCAACCGGTGCCGGGGATGACCTTTAGCGTCGAGGAGGTTGAGGACGGACCGCCCGGCGGGACCGATGTCGGCGTGCGTTTGACCGGCAAGGACCTCAATCAACTGGGCGCCATCGCCCAACGAATCACCGCCCGCATCGCGGAACTCGACGGCACGGTCGACGTTTCGACCGACTACCGCCCCGACGCGCCGGAGTTGGTTATCGAACCCAAGAGCGACGTCATCGGCCTGTTCGGCTTGACCGACGCGCAAGTCGCCCAAGCGGTGCAAATCGCTATCGCGGGCGACAACCGCATCCAGATCACGCTCGACGACGAGGACGTCGATCTCAGGATCCAGCTCGCGCCCGAGCACCAACGCAGCACGAAGGAGCTCGCGCGGCTCATGCTGACCGGCGCCGGCGGTCAGAAGACCCCGATCGGATCGGTCGCCGAGCTCCAACGCGACACGGGCCTGTTCAGCATCAACCGCTACGATCGCAGCCGGGCGGTGGTGGCCAAGTGCAACGTCAACGACCCCGTGAAACCGTCGCAGATCTTTGAGGTGATCTCCAAGGAGATCCTGCCCGACCTCGGTTTCCAGCCCGCCAAGGGGGGCGAGAAGACGATCGAGGGATTCAGCAAGGCTTACTTCGGCGGCTCGGCGACGGAGTCCGAAGGGCTACAAGCCGTGTTCACCGGCGAGAACGACGAGCGCGACAAGAACTTCGGCTACCTGCTTTGGAGCATGCTCATCGCCGTGGTGCTGATCGCGGCGATCCTGGCGATCCAGTTCAACAGCCTCCGCCAGAGCGCGATCGTCATGGCCGCGGTGCCGCTCTCGTTCATCGGCGTGGTGCTAGGCATGTGGGCGTTCGGATTCCAGTTCAGCCTTGCGACGTTCATCGGACTGGTAAGCCTGACCGGCATCGTGGTGAACGACGCCATCGTCCTGGTCGATTTCGCCAACCAGGCTCGCTCCCGCGGCGCCGGCGTCTACGACGCCCTCGTCGAGGCGGGCGTCAACCGGTTGCGGCCCGTTATGCTGACGACGATCACCACGTGCGGGGGTTTGCTCCCACTGCTGATGAACATCTCGGGGGGCGCCGAGTTCTGGCAGCCGCTGACCGGCGCCGTGGTCTTCGGCCTCGCCTTCGCGACGGTCCTCACGCTGGTCGTTATCCCCTGCTGTTACAGCTTCGGATACTCTCGGCCGAAGGGCCACGAGTGGCCGGTGGTCGGCCTCGCCTTGTCGCTGTTTTTCTTCGTGGTCGTAGCGCCGATACTCGGCCTGCCGACCCCGATCTAG
- a CDS encoding CAAX amino terminal protease self- immunity, with product MWLMVTLAVAGALVVTAWVGIGIRWSHGEPAVARRPRRRVPWAADGAALAGLFLLGAAMTLSLNTQPQTAVESRGSGLTLWQAAAHGFMLLVFSTVVVGWIITNYTVRKVRLPDFGLASPLSRWFRDILLGVLACGAMLPIVYTVNASVIALLGQPSVHPAIESLLNEPQAETVLSAALLAVVLAPVFEELAFRVLLQGWLEKRWRRGAWAPIVISAIAFGLAHTNQGYAPIPIIVLALGMGYVYRQTHSYPAVVAMHATFNSLSLAVAIGMGPLLPR from the coding sequence ATGTGGCTCATGGTCACGCTCGCCGTGGCGGGGGCCTTGGTCGTTACGGCGTGGGTCGGGATCGGGATCCGCTGGTCTCACGGCGAGCCGGCCGTAGCACGCCGCCCCCGCCGCCGAGTCCCTTGGGCCGCTGACGGCGCGGCGCTGGCCGGCCTGTTCCTGCTGGGGGCGGCCATGACGCTGTCTCTGAACACGCAGCCGCAAACGGCCGTCGAGTCGCGAGGTTCGGGACTCACCCTGTGGCAAGCGGCCGCTCACGGCTTCATGCTCTTGGTGTTCTCGACCGTCGTGGTGGGGTGGATCATCACCAACTATACGGTCCGCAAGGTACGGCTGCCTGACTTTGGGCTCGCCTCGCCCCTAAGCCGCTGGTTCCGCGATATATTGCTCGGCGTGTTGGCGTGCGGGGCGATGCTGCCCATTGTCTACACGGTGAACGCCAGCGTGATCGCCCTGTTGGGGCAACCCTCCGTCCACCCGGCGATCGAATCTCTGCTGAACGAGCCGCAGGCTGAAACCGTCCTCTCGGCCGCGTTGCTGGCGGTCGTGCTGGCCCCGGTCTTCGAAGAGCTCGCCTTCCGCGTGCTGTTGCAGGGGTGGCTTGAGAAGCGATGGCGTCGCGGCGCATGGGCGCCCATCGTGATCAGCGCCATCGCGTTCGGGCTGGCGCACACCAATCAAGGCTACGCACCGATCCCAATCATCGTGCTCGCCCTGGGCATGGGCTACGTCTACCGCCAAACCCACAGCTACCCGGCCGTGGTGGCGATGCACGCGACGTTCAACTCCCTGTCGCTGGCCGTGGCGATCGGCATGGGGCCGCTGCTCCCCCGATGA
- the arpA gene encoding Antibiotic efflux pump periplasmic linker protein ArpA precursor produces the protein MTKHLARLGRFVLLIAITVLAGGVMWWVSRKSNEADPFAAGGEVVSTPLASQPRTLVKAVSVEPSMRDIVLRYSGKIEPWETYSLGFEIGGRVATLGKNADGSPLDDGDRVEAGQELARLDDRVLRARLAEAVANFELASSDLERSRRVRQVSPSAITESEYQNDVTQRAQTAAAQQVAEKNLEDSLIASPITGSIAERMIEAGESVTPHATVFEIVENDRLRLIVNVPEARVRELELRRRSVTEALQTGVSDPEERVFRTHVLLEGNDLYGKPWPTIEAEVYRIAEIADRVTGLFEVEIVIDNRDGLLRPGMVATADIVTDRILAYELPEAAVLFRADATYLYTVTGQPAAMPVLFWEAGETEVQYAKKVALTRWVDQGETILIPSDGAELSRVVTRGQQRLHDGQLIRTIADREEDEGVAERRADGASLR, from the coding sequence ATGACCAAGCACTTAGCCCGACTGGGGCGATTCGTGCTGCTGATCGCGATCACCGTGCTTGCGGGCGGGGTGATGTGGTGGGTTAGCCGAAAGTCGAACGAGGCCGACCCGTTCGCCGCGGGGGGGGAAGTCGTCTCGACGCCGCTCGCCTCCCAACCACGGACCCTGGTGAAGGCGGTCAGCGTCGAGCCCTCGATGCGCGACATCGTCCTTCGCTACAGTGGCAAGATCGAACCGTGGGAGACTTACTCCCTCGGCTTCGAAATCGGCGGCCGAGTCGCGACGCTCGGCAAGAACGCCGACGGATCGCCGCTGGACGACGGCGACCGGGTCGAAGCGGGCCAGGAGCTGGCGAGGCTGGACGACCGCGTCCTGCGGGCCCGCCTCGCCGAGGCGGTGGCCAACTTCGAACTCGCGTCGTCCGATCTGGAACGGAGCCGTCGCGTCCGCCAGGTGAGCCCCTCGGCGATCACCGAATCGGAATACCAGAACGACGTCACCCAGCGTGCGCAGACCGCGGCGGCCCAGCAGGTGGCGGAGAAGAACCTCGAAGACTCGCTGATCGCATCGCCCATCACAGGCAGCATCGCCGAACGGATGATCGAAGCGGGCGAATCGGTGACGCCTCACGCGACCGTCTTCGAGATCGTCGAGAACGACCGGTTGCGGCTGATCGTGAACGTCCCCGAGGCTCGCGTCCGCGAACTGGAGCTCCGCCGTCGTTCGGTTACCGAAGCGTTGCAAACCGGAGTGTCCGACCCCGAAGAGCGAGTCTTCCGCACGCACGTCCTCCTGGAAGGGAACGATCTGTACGGCAAGCCGTGGCCGACGATCGAGGCCGAAGTCTACCGCATCGCCGAGATCGCCGACCGGGTCACCGGGCTGTTCGAGGTCGAGATCGTCATCGACAACCGCGACGGCCTGCTCCGGCCCGGCATGGTGGCGACCGCCGACATCGTGACCGATCGGATCCTCGCCTACGAGTTGCCCGAAGCGGCTGTCCTCTTCCGCGCGGACGCCACTTACCTCTACACGGTCACGGGGCAGCCGGCCGCCATGCCGGTCCTCTTCTGGGAAGCGGGCGAAACCGAGGTCCAGTACGCCAAGAAGGTGGCGCTCACACGCTGGGTCGATCAGGGCGAAACGATCCTGATCCCCTCCGACGGGGCGGAACTCTCCCGTGTCGTGACCCGGGGCCAGCAACGTCTGCACGACGGGCAGCTCATCCGGACGATCGCCGATCGCGAAGAGGATGAGGGGGTGGCCGAACGCCGAGCCGATGGAGCCTCGTTGCGTTAA
- the pgsA gene encoding CDP-diacylglycerol--glycerol-3-phosphate 3-phosphatidyltransferase, giving the protein MARFARITRNEDSLTTEPTNDVPLGSLSDVPNQITVTRLVATVACFVCLSLGWYPAGLVLFLLAAATDWADGYWARRWGPITKLGRILDPLADKLLICGVFVYLTTIPDSDVAPWMAVVVLARELLVTTLRAVVEGSGGDFSAVWIGKWKMVAQCIAAAMSLLQVSGLVGMQWPGVWRDWEPGAWTVVDLAVWLAVALTILSGVTYTRSALRVLADAERESNA; this is encoded by the coding sequence TTGGCTCGCTTCGCTCGCATAACAAGGAACGAGGACAGCTTGACGACAGAACCCACCAACGATGTCCCGCTCGGCTCGCTAAGCGACGTGCCGAACCAGATCACCGTAACCCGCTTGGTGGCGACCGTCGCCTGCTTCGTCTGCCTATCGCTCGGTTGGTACCCCGCGGGGCTCGTGCTCTTCCTGCTCGCGGCGGCGACCGACTGGGCCGACGGTTACTGGGCCCGGCGGTGGGGGCCGATCACCAAGCTCGGCCGCATCCTCGACCCGCTCGCCGACAAGCTGCTCATCTGCGGGGTGTTCGTTTATTTGACGACGATCCCCGACTCGGACGTCGCTCCGTGGATGGCGGTCGTCGTGCTCGCCCGGGAGCTGCTGGTCACCACGCTCCGCGCCGTCGTCGAAGGCTCGGGGGGCGATTTCTCCGCGGTGTGGATCGGCAAGTGGAAGATGGTCGCGCAATGCATCGCGGCGGCGATGAGCCTGCTGCAGGTAAGCGGCCTCGTGGGGATGCAGTGGCCCGGTGTTTGGCGTGATTGGGAACCCGGGGCCTGGACGGTGGTCGACCTCGCCGTTTGGCTAGCGGTCGCGTTGACGATCCTGTCCGGGGTCACCTACACGCGATCCGCACTCCGAGTCCTCGCCGACGCCGAGCGAGAGTCAAACGCCTAA
- the ycdT gene encoding putative diguanylate cyclase YcdT, whose translation MPSSSDQTTPVLNDFEALLGVAKTAFALLSERGELVWWNEALTRISEQHHQSPQAMITQLLPPYGALEPVSFGDEGLRLIEIPSQDVLMVSAASEPRLDSLTGVLTREAFSDELDQAFAVAQEKPFALLFIDLNDFKEVNDHHGHLVGDDCLKSVGERLASVVRVGDSVGRFGGDEFLILLRGVAVAPLLRPIEKRLRASVCEPIEGPEGPLAIGLSLGAAYSRDGYATPAEMVAAADRAMYRDKRADRPDVD comes from the coding sequence GTGCCCTCCTCAAGCGACCAAACAACGCCGGTTTTGAACGATTTCGAGGCCCTTCTCGGGGTGGCCAAGACCGCGTTCGCCCTGCTGAGCGAGCGGGGAGAGCTGGTTTGGTGGAATGAGGCCCTTACGCGGATCAGCGAACAGCACCACCAATCTCCGCAGGCGATGATCACCCAGCTTCTGCCCCCCTACGGGGCGTTGGAGCCCGTTTCGTTCGGGGACGAGGGCCTGCGCCTGATCGAGATCCCTTCGCAAGACGTGCTCATGGTGAGCGCCGCCTCGGAGCCGCGACTCGACTCGCTAACCGGCGTGCTCACACGCGAGGCGTTCTCTGATGAACTCGATCAAGCCTTTGCTGTTGCCCAAGAGAAGCCCTTCGCCCTGCTGTTCATCGATCTGAACGATTTCAAGGAGGTCAATGATCACCATGGCCATCTGGTGGGCGATGACTGCCTGAAATCGGTTGGCGAGCGGCTCGCCTCGGTCGTGCGTGTGGGAGACTCCGTCGGGCGGTTTGGCGGGGACGAGTTCCTCATCCTGCTCCGGGGGGTGGCCGTGGCCCCCTTGCTGCGGCCGATCGAGAAGCGGCTGAGGGCCTCCGTTTGCGAGCCGATCGAAGGCCCCGAAGGCCCACTCGCGATCGGACTGAGCCTCGGAGCCGCGTACTCGCGGGACGGCTACGCCACGCCGGCGGAGATGGTCGCCGCGGCCGATCGCGCCATGTACCGAGACAAACGGGCCGACCGCCCGGATGTGGACTGA
- a CDS encoding Glycosyl hydrolases family 43 produces the protein MTLVITFALAGLCLLSLSGSAIAQSKLSEASRRAIERGYDTIGTEFLVTFKETPLKGDLAYDPKIIRRDPSAVIRVGDLYHVWYTYCEATEVVGYGGEPEDKVYPWDLSDIWYATSKDGWTWKEEGLAIGRGPAGSYDDRAVFTPEILKHEGRYYMVYQVVKAPYLSRTKNEVGMAIADSLAGPWRKLDKPIFSPTDTGKWKGEINDRTIFAERGDFDSYKIHDPTLLYYNGEFRLYYKGQGIGQAFNMGGREIKHGVAIAEKPEGPYIRSPYNPISNSGHEIAIWPYRGGLASLLTSDGPERNTIQWSPDGINFSIKARLKHPPVALGIYRSENPEENDTLPAGLPWGLAHKYKGWSGNYLTRYEVSRPVMRDPGFKNRKKK, from the coding sequence ATGACTCTCGTAATAACCTTCGCCCTGGCGGGCTTGTGTTTGCTCTCGCTCTCCGGCAGCGCCATCGCCCAGTCGAAGCTCAGCGAAGCGAGCCGTCGCGCCATCGAGCGTGGCTACGACACGATCGGGACCGAGTTCTTGGTCACGTTCAAGGAGACGCCTCTGAAGGGGGACTTGGCCTACGACCCGAAGATCATCCGTCGCGATCCGTCGGCGGTGATTCGCGTCGGTGATCTCTACCACGTCTGGTACACGTACTGCGAAGCGACCGAGGTCGTCGGCTACGGCGGTGAGCCGGAAGACAAGGTCTACCCTTGGGACCTCTCTGATATCTGGTACGCAACCTCCAAGGATGGGTGGACTTGGAAAGAGGAGGGTCTCGCCATCGGACGCGGCCCGGCGGGCAGCTACGACGACCGCGCGGTCTTCACGCCCGAGATCCTCAAGCACGAAGGCCGTTACTACATGGTCTATCAGGTCGTGAAGGCGCCCTACCTGAGCCGCACCAAAAACGAGGTCGGCATGGCGATCGCCGACTCGCTCGCGGGACCGTGGCGCAAGCTCGACAAGCCGATCTTCAGCCCCACGGACACGGGCAAGTGGAAGGGCGAGATCAACGACCGCACGATCTTCGCCGAGCGAGGCGACTTCGATAGCTACAAGATCCACGACCCGACCCTGCTCTACTACAACGGCGAGTTCCGCCTGTACTACAAGGGGCAAGGGATCGGCCAGGCCTTCAACATGGGGGGGCGCGAGATCAAGCACGGCGTCGCCATCGCGGAGAAGCCCGAAGGCCCTTACATCCGCTCGCCGTACAACCCGATCTCGAACAGTGGCCACGAGATCGCGATCTGGCCTTACCGCGGCGGGCTCGCTTCGTTGCTGACCTCCGACGGCCCCGAGCGGAACACCATCCAGTGGTCGCCCGACGGGATCAACTTCTCGATCAAGGCGCGTCTCAAGCACCCGCCGGTGGCGTTGGGCATCTACCGCAGCGAGAACCCCGAAGAGAACGACACCCTCCCCGCCGGTCTGCCCTGGGGCCTCGCCCACAAGTACAAGGGCTGGAGCGGCAACTACCTGACGCGCTACGAGGTAAGCCGACCCGTGATGCGAGACCCCGGATTCAAGAACCGCAAAAAGAAGTAA